Below is a window of Oryza brachyantha chromosome 10, ObraRS2, whole genome shotgun sequence DNA.
ACAACATGGACTGTTCATCCAGTCTAGGCTGAAAACACCCTAAAAAAAACTGTGAGATACAGTCAACACATGTGAATACACACTTGGAAGGCTGCTGGTTCTCAGCATATTATAACAATTAGATTTAACAAGAATGTTTCTGGGCAGGAAGGGATTGTACAAGATGATGTTACATTTTATGTATATGACACACAAACTCTACAACTGATTTCACATGCTGAGATTCTTCTACTGATATTTACATTACAAAAAGTATTCCCGTGCCGTCGCAGAACTAAGACCGTTTACAAATTCTCTTTCCATTTCTCTTTGTTTTCCCTATGATCTCATGGGTGATCGGCTCTTCAGGTTCATCTCAAGCTTCTGCCTCTCTCCCTCCACTTCAGCAAACTGCACGCTGAGCTCCGAGTACCTGCCCTGAATATCTTTTAGCTCACTTTCTACTGCCACCTGCCTTCTCTTCAGCTCAATAGTATCCTGTATCAGTTCATTGATGTCCCTGAAGCTTTGGAATACTGCTGCTTCATCATTATGTTGCTTCAGGAATGAActgaggagaaaaagaaagcaagggATCAGCCTTCAGCTGAATAAGAATGGACTAGCTTTACGAAACACAACGAAAATTCACTTTACCTCTTGTCTAGCCAGTTTTGTTTTGGAGAAAACTAGTATCCTTACGTAGATCCagaaagaaaattagaaaGCACAGTTTCTCGAAATTCAGGAGTTCTAAATAAATGTGATCTTTTAGGTGTATTATTGTAGACCGAGGGCACAGGctcctttttattattactattattGGAGGGTTACATTAAATTTCCAATACTTTACTTGATATTACATAATACACCTTTTATATGTCATTCTCTTTCTATTTGACTTTCAGTTATCACAATTTAATGTAtcactctgtttcatattataagttactTTGGGTTTTTactaaatcaaacatttaaaagtttgatcaaatttataaaaaaattataataacatcTACGACACCAaactagtttaattaaatccaCTATtgaatatattagtatatttattttgcgtTGAACATATTGctataactttttataaacttggttAAACCAAAGATGTATGACTTAAAAGACAAACATAAAGTGacataatatgaaacggatagAGTAAAAGCTAAAACAATTGAAGTGACTTGAATATATGTAATGTACTAGTTAGTTTCATAGTTTAAACATGTTAACAGTATCGAGTgcttttgcaacaaaaaagagCACAGGACATGTTTGATACAAAATCACACTTTGGTTTTGAACAGTACAATGTAAGGACCTGAACGATTCACTCTTACCCATTTGAATGCGTGTGGGCAATCAGGCATTTAACTAGCAAGAGTAAAAATATGCTTTGCTACAGAACAGCGAACatgaaagaagagaaaatgacTGAATGTAGCTACCTCTGGAAAAGGATGTCTGTTTTCTTCTTTGCTTGGAGTGCTTCTGCTAGTTCGAGTTCCAAAGCAAGTACTCTTTCCAAGGCATTTCCAGAACCAGGAAGCTCTTTAAATGAAGGGAAAATGTTCCTTAAATGTTCATTTGCCTAGAAAGTGACATATTAAAAAGCAAGCATAAAGTAAATGCCAAGCTGGCTCACGTTTAATAGTACAACAAAATGGGGGAGACGTGCATACCATATCAAGCTGTGACAATGCCCTTTCCAAACCACTGAGTGATGGGTCAGTTAGATTAATGTCcaggggaagaagaggagacaAATTCTCGTTTTTCAGTCTTTCCAGCTGCATATGCAAAACAGTACCTAGTAGTTACAGTCTTCCTTATTTACCACAACAAGTGTATAAATAAACTTGTCATCTGTATCATGCCATGTCTATATTGTAAAATGTCAGTCCTTAGTTGCTTGTATTCACGTTTTGCTTATAGATAGTAAACACtgaatatgtttatatgtgtatGAGTGTATGTTACATATATCGCATGCACTTTATATTTGTGACACATATATGACGATATCCTCAGTACCCTGAAATAGgctcaaatatttagaaaccTTCCAGACATGCGGCCGTTGAACATATAACTAACTAGATTGGTTTTCTTCGAGTAAGAAGCCATAATCATTTTTTCAGCAGGTACCCAGGGATATATCCGGCCATTTGAGAACTTGTAAGAATGCAAATTGTGTTTGAAGAAATAATACCCCAAGATAGGTTTTAACATACCTCCTCCTGGAAATGATTCAACTCTACTGCTAATTTCCTATGCTCCATAGAAATATCTTTGATGGCAGTTTTACCAGGCGAGTGATTCTCTAAAGATGACTCACATTCCTTCTGGCAATTATTCAAAAGAGTAAAAACAAAGTAAGTTGAGAAAGCAATCTGATGTAATATCAATactgaaacaaaataaaggaaTAAAAAAGTGAGTCAATGtggttcaaaatatttatctgtTAACTATATTTCCTTGTTGCAAGCAGTAAAACACAAATGAAAGACAAATCAGAGGGTGCATTGACACTAGTATGCAAATACCAAAAAGCAGATTAATATCATCTAGAATGGAGCAATAATTTGCGTGAGCCTCTGATACCACCTCTAAGTACCGACACTCCCAACACCTACTTTGCTCTAGGTTCCTCACTAGATCCTAAACAAACTGTCCAACTTTATCAAAGATCTGACAATGCATGAGGATTAAACTTCTTGTGGACATCATGTTAATCATATTCCAGTCCAAAACTCCgataaattttctaaaaacttcATAGAAAAGTATTTATGGGAGCCACATGAAAAAAGAGTTGTACAGAAACAGGAGTCAGCTTTGACTAATAGCAACAGAATTTActtagttaataattaatatttttcccttttacAATCACTTTCTTTTGCCGTAGTTTAACTATAAACAAGCACAAATGCATACACACATTGTTGGATAATGACTCAGAGATAAATATTAGTCTTAGTTCCATGCGTGCCTATAAATATAGACTGCAATTGTACATGTGACCATGTACCGTTATGAATTGATGTTGTCCcccgtggttttttttctctccaccTTGGAGGGATTTTCCACGTAAAAATTTGTCTCCTTTTGCCCTATTTTTCCTAACACTaatgaattatttattttgtacccTAAGTCTAGCTTTTCAACGTTAAAGCACATTCTCTAGGACTCAAGGTCATGATATGGTTCTCAAGCTAAGCTATGAATATACTTCTACTATAGCAAAACTCATATTCTGTTTATGTGCAATTGAAAAAACCTTGGCAGATTTTCATCTAGAAGCTTGACTATGTGcagtatttttcattaaattggTATGCATGTTACTGAGGTGAATAACGTGTAGATTGATTACCTCTAAGTTCTTGTATGGCAAAGATTTGGCATCTTCGTCCTCCCCTGTTGCCAAATCTGATGAAACATTTGTGCTTTGGATTCTGTCTTCATCTTGCTGTAATCGTGAATCAACTTCTGGCAAATGTTTTGCTGTCTTTGATGAAGACCCAGGTTTAGCATCTCCAAGAATTTGTCCAATGGATGTAGCACCAGAGGTGCATGATACAGAATTATCAGGCACAGTAGGACTGTCAGCTAATGCCATGTTctcaaacaattttttaaccaGGTCAAGTTCCCCCCTTATTCTGTTGCGTTCCTCAGTGCACTCCTGAAGAGTGGCCTCAATCTTCTGTTTTTCTTCCATGCAGCAATCTAAGTTTAACTTTGTGCATTCCAGTTCTGTTACTATGTTGTCGTATGCATTAGAAAACTCCCTTTTATCAGATGATGCATCCTGCATCTCCAATTCCATTTCAGAGATTTTCATTGATAACTCTTCAATTCTTTTAGCGAGAGCAATCTCATTTTTCCGCCCAGTTTCAACCTCATCCAAAGCACTTTGCAGCTTTAGCAACATCTCTTCAGCATACTTTTTCGAAACAAATACCTGACCTTTCAGTTCTTGAACCTTTGTTTCGTACTGCTCTTTAATGAATGCAATTCTGAGGGATTCTTGCATGGCAAACAATGAACCCTCTTTCTCCTTTCTTCCAGCTTCAGCCTTCTCTTTTAGCTCTCTCAAATGGATAGACAAATTCTTGAACTCTTCCGCCTTCAGAGTTTGTTCAGCAAGTTTTTGAGTAAGATCCTTGTTCCGTTCTTTTAAATTCGCTAATTCATGTCCAGAATCCTGGAGCAATGACGATATTTCAGTACGTTGTTCCTCCAGTTTTGATCTTAGAACCATGTTTAGAATTTCAACCTCATCTTTTGTAGATCTCAAATCATCAACCTGCTCTTCAAGATTTGTCAATAAGACTTTAAGCTGCAAAATGTCATCTTTATACTTCAAAACTCTCTCACTGCTATCAATTGATTCAACTATATCTCGAGAATTGTTAGTACCAACTTGAAACAATTGTTCTTCGTTTCTTTTTATAAGCTCTTGAAGTCCGTCCTTCTCTTGATTAACCCTAGCAAGGTCATTTTCTAAAGAATGGATGGCTGCTTCAAGCGTGGCAATCCTATCAGTTAATTCTGCTTCAGTTGACATGTGTACCCTTAATAAATCATCAGCTTCTTTGTTCTTATGCTGGATTTTTTCAAGGTCATTTCTCAAGAAACCAAGTTGTCCTGTAAGCTCCTCAACCagatttctcatataactaGCTTCAGTTTCGGTGGCGAGTGTGTCCTTCAGAACTGTTGCTAACCGGTCTTCAGTATTGGAAAGCTGAGACTGGAGtgagatatttttatagttgagGTCCATCTGGACTTGTTCACTTTGTGAAAGAGCATCTTGCATCAAACTGTTTGCCCTTTCCATGTCCAAAACCTGGTTCCTCAGACGATTTAACTCTGTTCTGTGCTCATCAAAGGAAAGCAGGGCCTGATCCTTATGACCAAGTTGTGACGTCAGACTTGCAAGGGTAGACTGAAGCTCTTCCATCAGACTTTTTTCTCTTAGCAAATTCTCATCACTAGATCTCAGATCATCTTGCAAACTTCTGATTTCATTTTCCATATGCATCATAGCTTCATCTTTAGATTGTAATGACTGGGTAAGAATTTTGTTCTCTTCCTCAGATTCTGCAAGAGTAACTTTGGTCTTCTCATGTTCCTCAACAACAGCAGCTATATCCTTCAACTTTGCAACAAGAGCTTCATTCTCACTGGTAATGTTCTGCAGTTCACCTTCCATTTGTGCCAGCCTTGATGTTAAGTCGGCATTTACAATGCAATACTTTTCTTGAGCCTCTGAgctaatcttaaatttgtgtGTCATGTTTTGCAGTTCTTTCTCAAGCATCTCCATACGTTCCTCAGAGAAAATCAGTTTATTATTTGTGGCATCCAAATCAAGTTGATACTTCTGCTTCATATCAAGAAACTCTAGCTCAGAATTGTCCTTACTGCTTCGGAGAACATCACACATTTCTTCAGCTGCCTCCTTCTCCTTACGTAGTCGAAGCACCTCCTGGCATGACTGCTTCTGTAAGAATTCCAAGCTTGCCATGACAGCATTGTAATTCTTCTTTTCAAGTTCATGTCGCACAGATGCCTCATCTAAGTTAGAAATGCCAATGTCCTTGCTGGAAGAAATAATCTCATTGAATATGCTGTTCATTTGGTCTTGAAGGGACACAGAGACAATTTCCATATCATTATTTAATGTGGACTGTTTATGTAATTCATCTTTCATGGCCTCAAAATTTTCCACAACTGATCTGAGTTCATCCTTAAGATGACTGGTTTCCAGACCTTTTTGCATCAAAAGATCCTCAAATTTCTTCCTATCTTCAGCACAGGCCCTGTACCTGCTTTCACAAGATTCATGTTCCTGAACATATCTTTCAGATTCTGTGAGCTTTGCCATCAATAAAGCGCTTTCAGCTGACATATCTTGGAGTTTTGCTTCTAAGATTTGGTTCTTCACCATGAAATCATCACATTTCAAAATGTATCCTGCTTCAGTTTCTTTCACACTTTTGGCTTGGTCCAATGCAGTATTCAACTTCAGCACTAAAGAATCCCTAGCATCATTAGAGTCACGAAGCTGTACTTCTAGCATGTGCAGTCTTTCCTGCATTAGCTTGATTGTACCCAACGCAGTATGGTGAGCCTCACGTAGCACATCAGAAAATACCTGCCACTCTATGTTCGCCATATACATTTCTAAAACCTCAGATTCCATTGTTGAGGAGGCCTTATCTAGTTTTTCAATTTGGGAGTGATCAACCTGAAGATTAGTATTACTTAGAACTTGAAATTCAGGTCTCTTACGGATCTCTTCCATTTTAAGGGTCCGAAGAAGACTTTTCTGGCCATCCATTTTGTAAGTGAGATTATCTGGTCTGCCATTTTCTGCTGAAAACGCTTGTGATTCAGGGTCAGACATGTACGGCCCACGTTCCTTGTTAGCACCTAAATCTGCTATTGCAGATTGTTCTTCAGGGAAACTCTCAAAATCCTCTATAATGGATTGCTTTGCAAGAGTTTCATTTGACTCGTACATTGAGAGAACCTGAAAGGACAGCAACTCAAGATCTTTCTGTAGACGCTCCACAGCAGCAGAATAATTCCATCGAACCCTCTTTAGTGCAGTTTCTGTAGCAACTGCCCTCCTCTCAAAATCCTTGTTTTGAGCTTCTAATGTTGTTCTGTCCTCAACAAACCTCATCAATTGATCATTCATTTCCTCATGCATTTTCTGCTTCTGGGCTTGGAGAACAGAAACAGTGTAGAAACAAGAATTGTGTTCTTTCCTGAGATTTTCCAATTCCATTTCTGTCTGCTTCTGTCGTTCCTCAAGTTTGTGGATAAAAGATTCATAGTAGCGCTCCATCTGGCTCATCTTCTCTAACAGATTCTCCTTCTCAGTTTTTGAGTCCTCCAACTTCTGAAAGAGCTCGCACATTTTCTCCTCCATTGTGCCTGTACTGCCAGAGGTTTTCTTGTTGGAATCATGGTCACGCCCTAAACTTGGTTGATGAGAAGCATTTGTGGGTGGAACCAAGTGTTCTAGATAGTGATTTTCTTTCATCTGTCCAGTCTGCACACCTTGCTTGAGGTTCTCAATGACACGCTGAAGAGCCCCCAGATCAGCAAGAAGAAAATCAAGATCAGCTGCTTGGAGTCCATGCAGAGCATTATTTTTAGTCTGCTGAAGTTTACTTTCAAGAAGCAGCAATCCTTGCAACCATTCATTTTGAAGATCATGAACTGAAGTATCTGTAAGAACATTATTTCCAAACTTACTTGATGTATTCCCTTGGCCAGCAGCTGTCATGAGATTATCTTCTCCATTTGCCTTGTGCTGCAAGAGTTTAGCAGATTTCATTTCTTGTAGCTCTCTTTTCAGATTGAAACACTCTGTCCTTAGCGAGGATACTTCAGCACTAAGCTGGTTATGTGACATAAGCTCAACACCAAGCTGTTGGGCAAGACCCTGTGTTTCAGTACCTAATTTGTCAGAAACATCCTGCAGAGATGTCGCCTCTGACTTGAGATGAGAAAAAGCTGACTCCGCCACCTCCAATCTGGTCCTGAGTTGATTATTCTCCTCATGAGCAGCAGCTAGATCATGACCAGTGGAAAGCTCTGGACTCCATCCATAACTCCAGTCATTGCTCCCTTGTGGTGAAAGGTGCTTACTCCGAAATGGCCCCTTTTCTGGGGTAGGACTTTGACATGTAGAAAGCGATAGATCACCTGAGATTGTTGTCCTAAAGCTATTGACTTCATGACCACCATATGGATCAATTTTTTCAGTAAAAAGACCATCAGAATTGTGTGATGAGTTTTCATAGTCTTCAGTAGACCCTGCAGAATCTTCTGTCAAAGGGAACGCCGAAGAAGTTTCTTTCAACTTGATCCTTGCATTAGCCTGTTCAAATGATCCAAATAATTATTGTGAGTAACAGAGAATTCAGCGACTTAATACACAAACAAATCAGGGAGATGATTCAAATAAACTACTCCTACTCTCCCTCCCTCTATACTGTTTCTCTAAAGAAAGTATAATAGATTATGTAAAAGGCATATTCCACAGGTTATCATGACCTTAGATGTTAGGACATTTCTCTAGTAATGTTAGTAAAATCAAGAATTCAATATAGATTGAACAATCCACCTAAAAGACCAGACAACCAGTGTCACGTGCAGTTCAGATGGCCTTCGACCCAGGCAGTACAACTATGACAATGAAGTAGGGATAGATAAAATACTAGAAGCTCTTGATTTATTTCTGCTTGCGTTCAATGAACCAGTTTGATTGCATCTCaagtcaacaaaaaaaatatttactaataaacCATGTACTTAAGTTACTACTACAATGGAAACAATATATGGATTTATTATATGTGAAATGGATAGGATATAATTGCAATGTCAAGACAAACTTTGTACATTgtactaattatttatttagatatagACACTGTAGGATCCTACAgtaattttcctttaaaaaaaagagagaacagAGAATATACTTTTGAGAATATGCCTCAGATGAATAAATCACCTTTCATCCAAGGAAAACATAAAGCTCACTTTGAAAAAGAACCACACACAATTGTCACTATATGAGAATACATAAGATTAACTAACCTTATGACTATAAATGTCCGATGATGCCACACCAATTTCAGAAGGATCATGACTTCTTTGGTTCACTAACTGCTGAGAACTTCTGGCACCAGTTTCTCTTTGCTGCTCAAACTCCCTGCAGTAAGCAACCATTAATAAAAGTTGGAATCAAtagttaaaattaacttcaatgTTGCATAGTAACTCAACCTGAAGCCAGTTTTGGTGGTAAGGAGTTGTGCTGTGACCTGCAATAGTACtcattaaagaaaaatatttgaaaaaaaaacagaaggaaataaaaataaagaactgTTAAGATTACTACTTCTCAACAATACAAAGAACTGTTAAGATCACTATTTGTCAACAATATCAGAATTGTGATAAttctatgtaaaattcatACATGTAATACTGTCCCAAATTCACAACCACGAAGAGGAAGTGCTATTGAGGTAGGCTTCAGTGCTTCTGCAAATTCGGCAAGATTCACATCGATCTCTCCAAGAATACTAGATCGAGAAGTACCCTGGTTTTCCAAGAAACAGCAAAAAGAGAGTAAGCATTACTTGATGAACCATGTGTGCAATGTGCCTATGCTTGACACATGAAGATATAGGACCAGGGAAAACAATGTCTAGAACACACCATAGCCACAACAATCTTATAGAGTTTGTCATCATATGTCTTGGTCCTAGAATCCTGAAGAAGTCGTGTTGCTTCATATATAGGATCTGGCCATTTGCAACTTCCATTCCTCACATTTGCTTTATTTGTCTTTGCAGATATCTTTCCCGTATCAGCAGAAATGAAGGACAAAAATAGCTTGTCCCACCCTGCTGATGGAATCTACAACAGAAACAAGAACCCATGTCATGATTATTCCAGCATGGATGAGCATGCAACATTCCTGATTAATTTAAGAAGAATTGCATAACTCATAATATTAGTTACTAAACAGAAAGTAATTAGCAgtgtccattttttttcagttgacAAACATCAAGAAAGAATAGAAATGACCACAATATAAATGTCCTGCAACTTACATTTGTAGCATGGAATTGTAGCCGGAAGACAACCTTGACTTTTGCTTTTTCAATCTT
It encodes the following:
- the LOC102699433 gene encoding myosin-11 isoform X1, which gives rise to MSRVPKWKIEKAKVKVVFRLQFHATNIPSAGWDKLFLSFISADTGKISAKTNKANVRNGSCKWPDPIYEATRLLQDSRTKTYDDKLYKIVVAMGTSRSSILGEIDVNLAEFAEALKPTSIALPLRGCEFGTVLHVTAQLLTTKTGFREFEQQRETGARSSQQLVNQRSHDPSEIGVASSDIYSHKANARIKLKETSSAFPLTEDSAGSTEDYENSSHNSDGLFTEKIDPYGGHEVNSFRTTISGDLSLSTCQSPTPEKGPFRSKHLSPQGSNDWSYGWSPELSTGHDLAAAHEENNQLRTRLEVAESAFSHLKSEATSLQDVSDKLGTETQGLAQQLGVELMSHNQLSAEVSSLRTECFNLKRELQEMKSAKLLQHKANGEDNLMTAAGQGNTSSKFGNNVLTDTSVHDLQNEWLQGLLLLESKLQQTKNNALHGLQAADLDFLLADLGALQRVIENLKQGVQTGQMKENHYLEHLVPPTNASHQPSLGRDHDSNKKTSGSTGTMEEKMCELFQKLEDSKTEKENLLEKMSQMERYYESFIHKLEERQKQTEMELENLRKEHNSCFYTVSVLQAQKQKMHEEMNDQLMRFVEDRTTLEAQNKDFERRAVATETALKRVRWNYSAAVERLQKDLELLSFQVLSMYESNETLAKQSIIEDFESFPEEQSAIADLGANKERGPYMSDPESQAFSAENGRPDNLTYKMDGQKSLLRTLKMEEIRKRPEFQVLSNTNLQVDHSQIEKLDKASSTMESEVLEMYMANIEWQVFSDVLREAHHTALGTIKLMQERLHMLEVQLRDSNDARDSLVLKLNTALDQAKSVKETEAGYILKCDDFMVKNQILEAKLQDMSAESALLMAKLTESERYVQEHESCESRYRACAEDRKKFEDLLMQKGLETSHLKDELRSVVENFEAMKDELHKQSTLNNDMEIVSVSLQDQMNSIFNEIISSSKDIGISNLDEASVRHELEKKNYNAVMASLEFLQKQSCQEVLRLRKEKEAAEEMCDVLRSSKDNSELEFLDMKQKYQLDLDATNNKLIFSEERMEMLEKELQNMTHKFKISSEAQEKYCIVNADLTSRLAQMEGELQNITSENEALVAKLKDIAAVVEEHEKTKVTLAESEEENKILTQSLQSKDEAMMHMENEIRSLQDDLRSSDENLLREKSLMEELQSTLASLTSQLGHKDQALLSFDEHRTELNRLRNQVLDMERANSLMQDALSQSEQVQMDLNYKNISLQSQLSNTEDRLATVLKDTLATETEASYMRNLVEELTGQLGFLRNDLEKIQHKNKEADDLLRVHMSTEAELTDRIATLEAAIHSLENDLARVNQEKDGLQELIKRNEEQLFQVGTNNSRDIVESIDSSERVLKYKDDILQLKVLLTNLEEQVDDLRSTKDEVEILNMVLRSKLEEQRTEISSLLQDSGHELANLKERNKDLTQKLAEQTLKAEEFKNLSIHLRELKEKAEAGRKEKEGSLFAMQESLRIAFIKEQYETKVQELKGQVFVSKKYAEEMLLKLQSALDEVETGRKNEIALAKRIEELSMKISEMELEMQDASSDKREFSNAYDNIVTELECTKLNLDCCMEEKQKIEATLQECTEERNRIRGELDLVKKLFENMALADSPTVPDNSVSCTSGATSIGQILGDAKPGSSSKTAKHLPEVDSRLQQDEDRIQSTNVSSDLATGEDEDAKSLPYKNLEKECESSLENHSPGKTAIKDISMEHRKLAVELNHFQEELERLKNENLSPLLPLDINLTDPSLSGLERALSQLDMANEHLRNIFPSFKELPGSGNALERVLALELELAEALQAKKKTDILFQSSFLKQHNDEAAVFQSFRDINELIQDTIELKRRQVAVESELKDIQGRYSELSVQFAEVEGERQKLEMNLKSRSPMRS
- the LOC102699433 gene encoding golgin subfamily A member 4 isoform X2, giving the protein MSRVPKWKIEKAKVKVVFRLQFHATNIPSAGWDKLFLSFISADTGKISAKTNKANVRNGSCKWPDPIYEATRLLQDSRTKTYDDKLYKIVVAMGTSRSSILGEIDVNLAEFAEALKPTSIALPLRGCEFGTVLHVTAQLLTTKTGFREFEQQRETGARSSQQLVNQRSHDPSEIGVASSDIYSHKANARIKLKETSSAFPLTEDSAGSTEDYENSSHNSDGLFTEKIDPYGGHEVNSFRTTISGDLSLSTCQSPTPEKGPFRSKHLSPQGSNDWSYGWSPELSTGHDLAAAHEENNQLRTRLEVAESAFSHLKSEATSLQDVSDKLGTETQGLAQQLGVELMSHNQLSAEVSSLRTECFNLKRELQEMKSAKLLQHKANGEDNLMTAAGQGNTSSKFGNNVLTDTSVHDLQNEWLQGLLLLESKLQQTKNNALHGLQAADLDFLLADLGALQRVIENLKQGVQTGQMKENHYLEHLVPPTNASHQPSLGRDHDSNKKTSGSTGTMEEKMCELFQKLEDSKTEKENLLEKMSQMERYYESFIHKLEERQKQTEMELENLRKEHNSCFYTVSVLQAQKQKMHEEMNDQLMRFVEDRTTLEAQNKDFERRAVATETALKRVRWNYSAAVERLQKDLELLSFQVLSMYESNETLAKQSIIEDFESFPEEQSAIADLGANKERGPYMSDPESQAFSAENGRPDNLTYKMDGQKSLLRTLKMEEIRKRPEFQVLSNTNLQVDHSQIEKLDKASSTMESEVLEMYMANIEWQVFSDVLREAHHTALGTIKLMQERLHMLEVQLRDSNDARDSLVLKLNTALDQAKSVKETEAGYILKCDDFMVKNQILEAKLQDMSAESALLMAKLTESERYVQEHESCESRYRACAEDRKKFEDLLMQKGLETSHLKDELRSVVENFEAMKDELHKQSTLNNDMEIVSVSLQDQMNSIFNEIISSSKDIGISNLDEASVRHELEKKNYNAVMASLEFLQKQSCQEVLRLRKEKEAAEEMCDVLRSSKDNSELEFLDMKQKYQLDLDATNNKLIFSEERMEMLEKELQNMTHKFKISSEAQEKYCIVNADLTSRLAQMEGELQNITSENEALVAKLKDIAAVVEEHEKTKVTLAESEEENKILTQSLQSKDEAMMHMENEIRSLQDDLRSSDENLLREKSLMEELQSTLASLTSQLGHKDQALLSFDEHRTELNRLRNQVLDMERANSLMQDALSQSEQVQMDLNYKNISLQSQLSNTEDRLATVLKDTLATETEASYMRNLVEELTGQLGFLRNDLEKIQHKNKEADDLLRVHMSTEAELTDRIATLEAAIHSLENDLARVNQEKDGLQELIKRNEEQLFQVGTNNSRDIVESIDSSERVLKYKDDILQLKVLLTNLEEQVDDLRSTKDEVEILNMVLRSKLEEQRTEISSLLQDSGHELANLKERNKDLTQKLAEQTLKAEEFKNLSIHLRELKEKAEAGRKEKEGSLFAMQESLRIAFIKEQYETKVQELKGQVFVSKKYAEEMLLKLQSALDEVETGRKNEIALAKRIEELSMKISEMELEMQDASSDKREFSNAYDNIVTELECTKLNLDCCMEEKQKIEATLQECTEERNRIRGELDLVKKLFENMALADSPTVPDNSVSCTSGATSIGQILGDAKPGSSSKTAKHLPEVDSRLQQDEDRIQSTNVSSDLATGEDEDAKSLPYKNLEECESSLENHSPGKTAIKDISMEHRKLAVELNHFQEELERLKNENLSPLLPLDINLTDPSLSGLERALSQLDMANEHLRNIFPSFKELPGSGNALERVLALELELAEALQAKKKTDILFQSSFLKQHNDEAAVFQSFRDINELIQDTIELKRRQVAVESELKDIQGRYSELSVQFAEVEGERQKLEMNLKSRSPMRS